In Paenibacillus sp. BIC5C1, a genomic segment contains:
- a CDS encoding HD family phosphohydrolase: protein MTSKELSKGKSFQNRATGWKYSVWARYLLFLFLVILFYVSLASKLLPERYDIQEGTRSEVNIAAPMQIPNTKATLKAQEEAAERVQPMFQIVQMRNENLMTTLLDRIDRLNQDDQISSQDKIDIYRDEIPQRQKDFVSNFINNNRKAGTYSETLLEEIRNVVQEQSYRIPEETYIKISRLTSDDIQEMKAVARDIVSRLMTDQISEATTARAKVAEMVSVSSLSKRTQREVVQELARLVVTSNRFYDEEGTKEAKVQARENTQTVFIKQGDTLVAKGEMITPEMYTLLGENDLLKNEVNYWPQLGLLMLSCLLSAAILMYIQQFSGTHFKYNNAQLLMLVLIFIITIVVMHVTAILQTSENSYVGFLAPVAVGAMLIALLLDTSLAFVCSIIIGMLSSIILNTHQGQIFDFELGFFAVLVSFVAIFATHRASQRSTILKGAIMVCLFGSIAVFTLALIDSSDWNRTTTLYGIGFAFAGGVLTAILVIGLMPFFETSFGILSALKLVELSNPNHPLLRKLLTETPGTYHHSVMVGNLSEAAAEAIGANGLLCRVGSYYHDIGKTKRPIYFIENQNNMENPHDSIDPKLSKSIIVAHARDGVEMQKDYKLPRPIRDIAEQHHGTTFLHYFYHKALRQAEEAGVEPDFTEDDFRYPGPKAQSKESAIVGIADSVEAAVRSLRKPTVEQVESMIEKIIKGRLDDHQFNDCDLTMRELDIVAKTLKETVMGIFHSRIEYPEEMKKPKPTSPEAG, encoded by the coding sequence ATGACCTCGAAGGAACTGTCAAAAGGCAAATCTTTTCAAAATAGAGCTACAGGATGGAAGTATAGCGTGTGGGCACGCTATCTTCTGTTTTTGTTTCTGGTGATCCTCTTCTACGTGAGTCTTGCTTCCAAGCTGCTCCCAGAGCGGTATGATATTCAGGAAGGCACACGAAGTGAAGTGAATATTGCTGCGCCAATGCAGATTCCGAATACCAAGGCTACGCTGAAAGCGCAAGAAGAAGCTGCTGAACGTGTACAGCCGATGTTTCAGATCGTGCAGATGCGGAACGAAAATCTGATGACCACTCTGCTAGATCGTATTGATCGACTGAATCAGGATGATCAGATTTCCAGTCAGGACAAGATTGACATCTATCGTGATGAAATACCGCAGCGTCAGAAAGACTTTGTTTCCAATTTTATCAACAACAACCGGAAAGCGGGTACATACTCCGAAACTCTTTTGGAAGAGATCAGAAATGTGGTACAGGAGCAAAGCTACCGTATTCCGGAAGAGACATATATCAAAATTTCACGTCTGACTTCGGATGATATTCAGGAGATGAAGGCTGTTGCTCGGGATATCGTCTCCAGATTAATGACCGACCAGATTAGCGAGGCTACAACAGCTCGTGCCAAAGTGGCCGAGATGGTCAGTGTGAGCTCTCTAAGCAAGCGTACGCAGCGTGAGGTTGTGCAGGAGCTTGCACGTCTTGTAGTGACGTCGAACCGCTTCTACGATGAAGAGGGTACCAAGGAAGCTAAAGTACAGGCTCGTGAGAACACTCAAACGGTCTTTATCAAGCAAGGAGATACACTTGTTGCCAAGGGTGAGATGATTACCCCGGAGATGTACACCCTTCTGGGCGAGAACGATTTGCTGAAAAACGAAGTGAACTATTGGCCTCAACTTGGACTGCTTATGCTGTCCTGTCTGTTGTCGGCAGCGATTCTCATGTATATTCAGCAATTCAGCGGAACGCATTTTAAATATAATAATGCTCAACTGCTGATGCTAGTTCTCATATTTATTATTACGATTGTGGTTATGCATGTTACAGCGATACTCCAGACCAGTGAGAATTCATACGTAGGCTTTCTTGCCCCAGTTGCCGTAGGAGCCATGTTAATTGCATTGCTGCTGGATACATCGCTTGCCTTTGTCTGCTCGATTATTATCGGCATGCTGTCGAGCATTATTTTGAATACGCATCAGGGTCAAATTTTTGATTTTGAACTTGGGTTCTTCGCGGTGTTGGTATCGTTTGTTGCGATCTTCGCCACCCATCGGGCAAGTCAGCGGTCTACGATCCTGAAAGGTGCCATTATGGTCTGTCTGTTCGGATCGATCGCAGTCTTCACGTTGGCTCTGATTGACTCAAGTGACTGGAACCGGACAACAACGCTGTATGGCATTGGATTTGCGTTTGCCGGTGGCGTACTGACCGCCATATTGGTCATTGGACTTATGCCATTTTTCGAAACTTCATTTGGCATTTTGTCTGCACTGAAACTGGTAGAACTGTCTAATCCCAATCACCCGCTATTGCGCAAATTGCTAACAGAAACACCAGGCACATATCACCACAGTGTGATGGTAGGAAACCTGTCAGAAGCCGCTGCGGAGGCGATCGGTGCCAATGGGTTGTTATGTCGGGTCGGCTCGTATTACCATGATATTGGCAAGACCAAGCGACCGATTTATTTTATTGAAAATCAAAACAATATGGAAAATCCGCATGATTCTATCGATCCAAAGCTGAGCAAGTCGATAATCGTTGCTCACGCACGCGATGGTGTGGAAATGCAGAAGGACTACAAGCTGCCAAGGCCTATTCGAGATATTGCTGAGCAGCATCATGGAACAACTTTCCTGCATTACTTCTATCACAAAGCATTGCGTCAGGCTGAGGAAGCAGGAGTGGAACCTGATTTCACGGAAGATGATTTCCGTTATCCGGGTCCCAAGGCTCAGTCCAAAGAGTCGGCAATTGTTGGTATTGCTGACAGCGTGGAAGCTGCGGTCCGTTCCTTGCGGAAGCCTACTGTGGAGCAAGTGGAGTCAATGATCGAAAAAATTATTAAAGGTCGACTGGACGATCATCAGTTTAACGACTGTGATCTGACAATGCGGGAGCTGGATATCGTCGCTAAGACCCTTAAGGAAACCGTTATGGGTATATTCCACTCCAGGATTGAATATCCGGAAGAAATGAAGAAACCGAAGCCAACCTCGCCTGAAGCGGGTTGA
- the floA gene encoding flotillin-like protein FloA (flotillin-like protein involved in membrane lipid rafts), which yields MEPTMITVLLIAVVAIIVLSVFFSFFPVMLWISAIASGVRVSIITLVAMRLRRVTPSRIVNPMIKATKAGLQLSMNQLESHFLAGGNVDRVVNALIAAQRANIPLEFERAAAIDLAGRDVLQAVQMSVNPRVIETPVVSAVAKDGIEVNVRARITVRANIDRLVGGAGEETIIARVGEGIVSTNGSADSHKEVLENPDLISRTVLSKGLDSGTAFEILSIDIADVDVGKNIGAFLQTEQAEADKRIAQAKAEERRAMAVAQEQEMKARVVEMRARVVESESAVPLAMAEALRSGKIGVMDYMNLKNIEADTQMRSTLGKPAEGSNSNDQGDSKNGR from the coding sequence ATGGAACCAACCATGATTACGGTTTTGCTCATTGCGGTAGTTGCAATTATCGTATTGAGCGTATTCTTCAGCTTCTTCCCAGTGATGCTATGGATCTCGGCAATTGCATCCGGTGTACGTGTTAGTATTATTACACTGGTAGCGATGAGACTCAGACGTGTAACACCTAGCCGGATCGTAAATCCTATGATCAAAGCAACTAAAGCAGGTCTACAATTATCAATGAACCAACTCGAGAGTCACTTCCTTGCTGGTGGTAACGTGGACCGTGTTGTAAATGCTCTGATTGCTGCTCAACGCGCAAATATTCCCCTCGAATTCGAACGCGCTGCTGCGATTGACCTTGCAGGACGTGATGTATTGCAAGCTGTACAAATGAGTGTTAATCCACGTGTAATCGAAACTCCTGTAGTATCTGCTGTAGCCAAAGATGGTATTGAAGTCAACGTACGAGCAAGAATTACAGTTCGTGCCAATATTGATCGACTTGTTGGTGGTGCGGGTGAAGAGACGATTATTGCCCGGGTTGGTGAAGGTATTGTAAGTACGAACGGTTCAGCAGACTCCCACAAAGAAGTTTTGGAAAATCCGGATCTGATTTCCCGTACTGTCTTGTCCAAAGGTCTGGATTCCGGGACTGCTTTTGAAATCCTGTCCATTGATATTGCGGACGTAGATGTAGGTAAAAATATTGGTGCCTTCCTGCAAACCGAGCAAGCAGAAGCTGACAAGCGGATCGCTCAGGCAAAAGCGGAAGAGCGTCGTGCAATGGCCGTAGCTCAAGAGCAAGAGATGAAAGCGCGCGTTGTAGAAATGAGAGCGCGTGTTGTTGAGTCAGAATCCGCAGTACCGCTTGCAATGGCAGAGGCTCTACGCAGTGGTAAAATCGGTGTTATGGATTACATGAACCTCAAAAATATTGAAGCTGATACTCAAATGCGTAGCACACTGGGAAAACCTGCTGAGGGCTCGAATTCTAACGATCAGGGTGATTCCAAAAACGGAAGATAG
- the yqfD gene encoding sporulation protein YqfD: MKQPSLYKLRGAVRITVTGGDIEALINTVAEQGLEVWDLRAHDGRKAEMNILLPHFFKLRPLLKRTGCRVKVTHRSGFPFFAARLLRRKFFLGGMLFFVAALFALSSMVWNVEVKGNVTIPTDEVLAAAKKEGIYPFQWGFRLQSQDKLSRQLALALPDVTWIGVSKEGTTITIQVVESAQPKREPLLNPRHLVSKADAVITQIYAEQGRPVVQKDMRVKKGQVLISGILGDEENTKTIVAKGEVRGLVWREYQVEVPLVQKHNTMTGDSKERFYIVLGKWAVQLWGYGNTPFTTFDTESDHKPLTWRSFTLPMGWLTEKDLETREQEEQHTVEWARTKGLEGARNDIIAKNGKGTKILSEKILHEKKENGKVYMKVLFEVEESIAEELPLVHSQGE; this comes from the coding sequence ATGAAGCAGCCCAGTCTGTACAAACTGCGCGGAGCAGTCCGAATCACGGTCACTGGGGGGGACATTGAAGCATTAATCAATACGGTGGCAGAGCAGGGACTGGAAGTATGGGACCTGCGTGCCCATGACGGACGCAAGGCAGAAATGAATATTCTGCTGCCGCATTTTTTCAAGCTGCGTCCTTTGCTGAAACGGACAGGCTGCCGTGTAAAAGTGACGCACCGTAGTGGATTTCCCTTTTTTGCAGCCCGTTTGTTAAGAAGGAAGTTCTTTCTGGGCGGCATGCTGTTTTTTGTAGCAGCTCTGTTTGCGTTGTCGTCGATGGTTTGGAATGTAGAGGTCAAAGGAAATGTGACGATTCCCACGGATGAAGTGCTCGCAGCAGCGAAAAAAGAAGGCATCTATCCCTTTCAGTGGGGATTCCGGCTGCAAAGTCAGGACAAGCTCTCCAGGCAGCTCGCGCTGGCTCTACCAGATGTAACCTGGATAGGGGTGAGCAAAGAAGGGACAACCATCACCATCCAGGTTGTGGAGTCAGCACAGCCAAAGCGTGAGCCGCTGTTGAACCCGAGACATCTGGTCAGTAAAGCAGACGCTGTAATCACTCAAATCTACGCGGAGCAGGGTCGCCCTGTCGTGCAGAAGGACATGCGCGTTAAGAAGGGACAGGTGCTGATATCCGGTATTTTGGGAGATGAAGAGAATACAAAGACCATTGTAGCCAAAGGGGAAGTGCGCGGACTGGTATGGCGTGAATATCAGGTTGAAGTCCCCCTTGTACAGAAACATAATACGATGACTGGAGATAGCAAGGAACGTTTTTACATTGTGTTGGGAAAATGGGCAGTACAACTCTGGGGATACGGGAATACGCCTTTTACCACATTTGATACCGAAAGTGATCATAAACCGCTGACCTGGAGATCCTTCACTCTTCCCATGGGTTGGCTGACAGAGAAAGATCTGGAAACTCGGGAACAAGAGGAGCAGCACACGGTTGAATGGGCTAGAACGAAAGGATTGGAAGGAGCAAGAAACGATATTATCGCTAAAAACGGCAAAGGAACGAAAATTTTAAGCGAAAAAATTTTGCATGAGAAGAAAGAGAATGGTAAAGTTTATATGAAAGTATTATTTGAAGTGGAAGAAAGCATTGCGGAAGAACTTCCGTTAGTCCATAGTCAAGGAGAATGA
- the yqfC gene encoding sporulation protein YqfC produces the protein MTRISRKLRRWTSEVLDLPQDVLYDMPRLTLIGTKQLYIENHRGVIHFTPDRIVLALSQGQLEIKGTELMIRNILPDEVAVEGTILDIHMNGAEGNG, from the coding sequence ATGACCCGGATCAGCCGCAAGCTGCGCAGATGGACCAGTGAAGTTTTGGATCTGCCGCAGGACGTGCTTTACGATATGCCTCGGTTAACCCTGATCGGCACAAAGCAATTGTATATAGAGAATCATCGTGGTGTCATTCATTTTACACCGGATCGCATTGTTCTGGCTCTTTCTCAAGGCCAACTGGAGATCAAAGGAACTGAACTGATGATTCGCAATATTTTGCCGGATGAAGTGGCTGTTGAAGGAACAATTCTGGATATTCATATGAATGGAGCGGAGGGGAACGGATGA
- a CDS encoding PhoH family protein has translation MSEQTRSIRISLQSAGEGQSLFGPQDIFLKLIESEIPAQIASREAEIVIHGNIQNVESLEQLFDVLLQLVRNGYVLTERDVMYAIELAKELRADQLLDLFKGEITTTYRGKPIRVKTIGQKHYVTTIKKRDVVFGIGPAGTGKTYLAVVLAVAALKEGSVKRIVLTRPAVEAGESLGFLPGDLQEKVDPYLRPLYDALYDVMGQEQTAKALERGLIEIAPLAYMRGRTLDDSFIILDEAQNTTPEQMKMFLTRLGFGSKMVITGDVTQIDLPRGKKSGLVEANTILGQVEEIGFVYFAEQDVVRHSLVQKIIVAYNHAAENQE, from the coding sequence TTGTCAGAGCAAACACGCAGCATACGAATCTCCCTCCAAAGTGCGGGAGAGGGTCAATCTCTTTTTGGACCCCAAGATATTTTTCTGAAACTGATTGAATCCGAGATTCCTGCCCAGATCGCATCCCGCGAAGCGGAGATTGTGATCCATGGCAACATTCAGAATGTGGAATCGCTTGAACAATTATTTGATGTGTTGTTGCAATTGGTACGTAACGGATATGTGTTAACCGAAAGGGACGTTATGTATGCCATTGAGCTTGCAAAGGAACTGCGTGCAGACCAGCTTCTGGATCTGTTCAAAGGCGAGATTACAACGACGTACCGTGGGAAGCCGATTCGGGTTAAAACGATTGGACAGAAGCACTATGTAACTACAATTAAAAAACGTGATGTTGTATTTGGTATCGGCCCTGCCGGTACGGGTAAAACGTATCTTGCTGTTGTGCTGGCTGTGGCAGCGCTTAAGGAAGGAAGCGTCAAGCGGATCGTGCTTACAAGACCTGCTGTTGAAGCGGGAGAGAGTCTTGGTTTCTTGCCTGGTGATCTTCAGGAAAAAGTTGATCCTTATTTGCGGCCCCTGTATGACGCCTTGTACGATGTTATGGGACAAGAACAGACTGCGAAAGCACTCGAGCGCGGTTTGATTGAAATTGCACCTCTAGCCTATATGCGGGGACGTACACTTGATGATTCGTTTATTATCCTGGATGAAGCCCAGAATACGACACCGGAGCAGATGAAAATGTTTCTGACCCGTCTCGGTTTTGGTTCCAAAATGGTCATTACCGGTGACGTGACACAAATTGATTTACCGCGCGGCAAAAAGTCGGGGCTTGTGGAAGCAAATACAATACTGGGACAAGTGGAAGAGATTGGATTTGTCTATTTTGCCGAGCAAGACGTTGTACGTCACTCCCTCGTCCAGAAAATTATCGTTGCCTATAACCACGCCGCAGAAAATCAAGAATAG